A stretch of the Aegilops tauschii subsp. strangulata cultivar AL8/78 chromosome 4, Aet v6.0, whole genome shotgun sequence genome encodes the following:
- the LOC109763303 gene encoding pollen allergen Dac g 3-like, translated as MASSSRMLTVVVLAALFAGAMAVKVKLTVQKGSDKKKLALKIDYTRPNDSLSEVELRQHGSEEWQPLTKKGDVWEVSCSKPLVGPFNFRFLSKNGMKNVFDEVFSTDFKIGKTYQPEY; from the coding sequence ATGGCCTCCTCCTCGAGGATGCTCACGGTGGTGGTGCTGGCGGCGCTGTTCGCCGGCGCGATGGCCGTGAAAGTGAAGTTGACGGTGCAGAAGGGGTCCGACAAAAAGAAGCTGGCGCTGAAGATCGACTACACAAGGCCAAACGACAGCCTGTCAGAGGTGGAGCTCCGGCAGCACGGCTCAGAGGAGTGGCAGCCCTTGACCAAGAAGGGCGACGTGTGGGAGGTCTCGTGCTCCAAGCCGCTGGTTGGCCCCTTCAACTTCCGCTTCTTGTCCAAGAATGGCATGAAGAACGTCTTCGACGAGGTCTTCTCCACCGATTTCAAGATCGGCAAAACCTACCAACCGGAATATTGA
- the LOC109763306 gene encoding flowering-promoting factor 1-like protein 5, producing MAAGGVWVFRKDGVMELDASTTAKSKALVYVPANEPMRSPPALERRLGSLGSERYYENIAVVQLHRRDGGLDLITLPRDFARLRSTHMYDVVVKNRGHFRVVDHVY from the coding sequence ATGGCGGCGGGAGGCGTGTGGGTGTTCCGGAAGGACGGCGTGATGGAGCTGGACGCATCGACGACGGCGAAGAGCAAGGCGCTGGTGTACGTGCCGGCCAACGAGCCGATGCGGTCGCCGCCGGCGCTGGAGCGGCGGCTGGGGTCGCTCGGGTCGGAGCGCTACTACGAGAACATCGCCGTGGTGCAGCTTCACAGGCGGGACGGCGGCCTCGACCTCATCACCCTCCCGCGCGACTTCGCCAGGCTGCGCTCCACCCACATGTACGACGTCGTCGTCAAGAACCGAGGCCACTTCAGGGTCGTCGACCACGTCTACTAA